In Methanofollis aquaemaris, the genomic window ACGGGCGGCCGAGATGATCCCGAGAAGTTCGGCCGGGTTGAGATGGTCGTAACGGCGGGCGTCCTTCTCGACCTTCGGGTCGGCACTGTAGATGGCGTCGACCGAGGTGCCGTTGATGATGACATCGGCACCGACGGTCTCGGCGAGCACCGCCGATACGGCGTCGGTCGTCTGTCCGGGAGTGACACCTCCCATCACGATGATCTTGCCCGACTCTCCGAACTCCCGCGCCTGCCGGTACGAGGTGGCGACCGCCGGATAGGCGGCATCGCCGAGGGCGAGCATCAGCAGGGTGGCGTTGATCCTGGTGACCATGATCCCGATCTCGTCGGAGGAAGCCTCACTGATCCCGAGAGAGCGGGCGGCCCGAATATATCGGCGCGCCTCGCCACCGCCGCCGACCACGACGAAGACCTGTGCCCGGGTTGCCATCTCGGTAAGCGCTGCCACATACTCGGATACGGTATGGGATTCAAGGGAAGGCACCAGTATCGAACCTCCCAGGGAGAGTACTATCTTCGCCATAATCGATCTAAGCTTATTCGTTTCTTCGGGCCTCTGATATATCTTGTTGACGCACCCCATTCCCCACAATCTTCAATTATATCACCGTGCATTATCGGGCATATGTACGAGGCGCACCAGTATGCCAGGACTGAAGGGGACACGGTCAGGTGCTCGCTCTGCGCCCACCGCTGTATGATCGC contains:
- the pyrH gene encoding UMP kinase, with protein sequence MAKIVLSLGGSILVPSLESHTVSEYVAALTEMATRAQVFVVVGGGGEARRYIRAARSLGISEASSDEIGIMVTRINATLLMLALGDAAYPAVATSYRQAREFGESGKIIVMGGVTPGQTTDAVSAVLAETVGADVIINGTSVDAIYSADPKVEKDARRYDHLNPAELLGIISAARLDAGSNTVIDIVAAKIIERSGIPLAVIDGRNPRNLVAAVCEGKFEGTIVSEGACSPFPL